Proteins found in one Phalacrocorax carbo chromosome 14, bPhaCar2.1, whole genome shotgun sequence genomic segment:
- the FAM210B gene encoding protein FAM210B, mitochondrial, with amino-acid sequence MFRLVRLGPPRPPPPVARSPPRRLPPAAVPRALGCAPRIARAGLSPPPLLVTLRSAAGISAKDAGVSPEKAATDPSGENKKPNKSQQLKQVFKEYGAVGVSFHVGISLVSLGIFYLAVSSGVDMTAVLLKLGFSESSLQSKMAAGTSTFVLAYAIHKLFAPVRISITVVSVPFIVRYCRKIGFFKPPAPNP; translated from the exons ATGTTCCGCCTGGTGCGCCtgggcccgccgcggccgccgccgccggttgcgcgcagccccccgcgccgcctcccgcccgccgccgtcCCCCGCGCCTTGGGCTGCGCTCCCCGCATCGCCCGGGCTGGCCTCAGCCCGCCGCCGCTCCTGGTAACGCTGCGATCCGCCGCCGGCATCTCCGCCAAG gATGCAGGTGTATCCCCTGAAAAGGCAGCCACGGATCCCAGTGGTGAAAACAAGAAACCCAACAAATCCCAGCAACTGAAGCAAGTTTTTAAAGAATATGGTGCTGTAGGGGTTTCGTTCCATGTTGGAATTTCATTAGTATCTCTAGGAATCTTCTACCTGGCTGTGTCAAG tggTGTGGATATGACTGCAGTTCTCTTGAAACTTGGTTTCAGTGAATCTTCGTTGCAATCTAAAATGGCTGCTGGCACAAGCACATTTGTGTTGGCATATGCTATTCATAAATTATTTGCTCCAGTACGAATCAGCATTACTGTAGTTTCTGTGCCATTTATTGTCCGATACTGCCGGAAGATTGGTTTCTTCAAACCTCCTGCCCCAAATCCATGA